From the Platichthys flesus chromosome 6, fPlaFle2.1, whole genome shotgun sequence genome, one window contains:
- the scamp2 gene encoding secretory carrier-associated membrane protein 2 — MSEFDHNPFAQPAGDNPFNDPSVTQVTNSSIEPVDQYNPFPGHPTGGLASNTTTAATSPYQPAVLQPSTEPSPQVAAAAAQANLLRQQEELERKAAELDRRELELQSRGPTGKQNNWPPLPRIFPIKPCFYQDFSEEIPPEYQRVCKMIYYLWMFNCVTLFLNLLACLAVFTTKATYGVDFGLSILWLVLFTPCSFLCWYRPIYKAFKSDSSFSFFFFFFVFFCQVVIFVIQAVGIPSWGNSGWITAIGAISAINANKAVGAIMIAVAILFTMCAVLSVVLLKMVHGLYRRTGASFQKAQQEFSQGVFTNKTFQTATAGAASAAAQGAFQGSN; from the exons ATGTCGGAATTTGACCATAACCCGTTCGCACAGCCCGCCGGTGACAACCCCTTCAAT GATCCTTCTGTCACACAAGTGACGAACTCCAGTATAGAACCAGTTGACCAGTACAACCCTTTCCCTGGCCATCCCACG ggTGGCCTAGCGAGTAACACAACTACAGCCGCCACCTCTCCCTACCAGCCTGCTGTGTTACAGCCGTCTACAGAGCCCAGTCCACAG GTagcggctgctgcagctcaggccAACTTGctgaggcagcaggaggagctggagagaaaagCTGCTGAGCTGGACCGCAGAGAGCTGGAGCTCCAGAGCAGAGGGCCGACAG GTAAACAGAACAACTGGCCTCCACTACCCAGGATCTTCCCCATCAAACCCTGTTTCTATCAGGACTTCTCAGAGGAAATCCCTCCCGAGTATCAGAGAGTCTGCAAGATGATATATTATCTCTGGATGT TCAACTGTGTGACCCTGTTCCTCAATCTACTGGCTTGTTTGGCTGTCTTCACCACGAAAGCAACCTACGGTGTGGATTTTGGCCTCTCTATTCTCTGGCTAGTCCTTTTCACCCcctgctccttcctctgctgGTACCGGCCCATCTACAAGGCCTTCAA GTCTGacagctccttcagcttcttcttcttcttcttcgtgtttTTCTGCCAAGTGGTGATCTTCGTCATCCAGGCTGTAGGTATCCCCAGTTGGGGGAACAG TGGTTGGATCACCGCCATCGGCGCCATCAGCGCCATCAACGCAAACAAGGCAGTGGGAGCCATCATGATCGCAGTGGCCATCCTCTTCACGATGTGTGCTGTGCTAAGTGTCGTCCTGCTCAAGATG gtcCACGGCTTGTACCGTCGTACTGGAGCCAGTTTCCAGAAGGCCCAGCAGGAATTCTCACAGGGCGTCTTCACCAATAAAACCTTCCAAACAGCCACTGCTGGTGCTGCTTCTGCCGCCGCCCAGGGAGCCTTCCAGGGAAGCAACTAA
- the plex9.1 gene encoding uncharacterized protein plex9.1: protein MSSNSTIVFFDLETTGLDTNVCDITQLSAVCGERLFNVYTLPSRAITEGAQRVTGLTVSNGGLFLRGNRLHTIPIYEALTSFIAFLQSFQRPILLAAHNAKGFDAPILTRVLLQNHLLQEFQQVVSGYLDTLQLSKWLHPDLPQQSQPFLVSYFLGWPYDAHNATEDARMLQELYKIWNPDQNNVLRSSFNAALMS from the coding sequence ACACCAACGTGTGTGACATCACCCAGTTGTCTGCTGTCTGTGGAGAGAGGCTCTTTAACGTCTACACCCTCCCCTCCCGCGCTATCACTGAGGGCGCCCAACGGGTTACGGGCCTCACCGTTAGCAATGGTGGCCTGTTTCTCCGTGGGAATCGTCTGCACACCATCCCTATCTACGAGGCTCTCACCTCTTTTATAGCCTTCCTTCAATCCTTTCAGCGTCCCATACTGCTGGCGGCCCACAATGCCAAGGGCTTTGATGCCCCTATTCTCACCAGAGTGCTGCTGCAGAACCACCTCCTGCAGGAGTTCCAGCAGGTGGTGTCTGGGTACTTGGACACCTTACAGCTGAGCAAGTGGCTCCATCCTGATCTGCCCCAACAATCCCAGCCGTTTCTGGTCAGTTACTTCCTTGGATGGCCCTACGACGCTCATAATGCCACGGAGGATGCCAGGATGCTACAGGAGCTGTACAAGATATGGAATCCTGATCAAAATAATGTCTTGAGAAGTAGTTTTAATGCAGCCCTAATGTCCtaa
- the plex9.2 gene encoding three prime repair exonuclease 4 — protein sequence MQESVVFFDLETTGLGETCDIVQLAAVSGGHSLNLYVLPRCRMERGAARVTGFRVRRQRLYLHRQLVLTNSLREVLVSFMAFLRMLGRPLVIGHNIRRFDCRVLSRALDELDLRAGFNTSISGCVDTLPLAREVLKDRCLKSFRQESLVKELLGVTYKAHDALEDVRALQALYSVLQPTPELVCRHMFTLDTIARKAGVKAAKAKVSGQMPGQRPLWEHLRQAVKVTESKVEDNNEVNGLEDILHQ from the exons ATGCAGGAGTCTGTGGTTTTCTTTGACCTGGAGACGACTGGACTGG GTGAGACTTGTGACATCGTACAGCTAGCGGCAGTGAGTGGAGGACACTCGCTCAACCTTTACGTCCTCCCTCGCTGTCGGATGGAGCGGGGAGCAGCCAGAGTCACTGGCTTCAGGGTTCGCAGACAGAGGCTGTATCTCCATCGCCAGCTCGTCCTCACCAACTCCCTGCGAGAGGTCCTGGTCTCCTTCATGGCTTTCCTCCGAATGCTCGGACGCCCGCTCGTCATCGGCCACAACATCCGTCGCTTCGACTGccgtgtgctgtcccgagctcTTGACGAACTGGACCTCAGAGCAGGATTCAACACATCGATCTCGGGCTGCGTGGACACTCTCCCACTGGCCCGTGAGGTGCTGAAGGACCGCTGCCTCAAGAGCTTTCGACAGGAGAGCctggtgaaggagctgctgggtGTGACCTACAAGGCTCATGATGCTTTGGAGGACGTGCGGGCATTGCAGGCTCTCTACAGTGTGCTTCAGCCCACACCAGAGTTGGTTTGTAGGCACATGTTTACTCTGGACACCATCGCACGCAAAGCAGGTGTGAAAGCTGCCAAAGCTAAAGTGTCCGGTCAGATGCCaggacagcgccccctgtgggAGCACTTAAGACAGGCGGTGAAGGTCACAGAGAGCAAAGTAGAGGACAATAATGAAGTTAATGGATTAGAAGATATTTTACATCAATGA
- the mpi gene encoding mannose-6-phosphate isomerase encodes MEEVRVFPLTCAVQNYAWGKNGLDSEVAKLVSGGDPLAVIEDGKPYAELWMGAHPKGDAQIKDNRIVQTTLGQWIAHFPACLGSKVKDTFQGQLPFLFKVLSVNTALSIQAHPNRELAARLHAQFPEHYPDDNHKPEMAIALTHFQGLCGFRPVEEILGFLKCVPEFHALVGNESAVELRCSMGDAVRTGQVLKKCFTRMMNCEKKVFVDQLNMLVKRVTEEGAAGKDTSGSNGDLLLRLHSQYPGDIGCFSIYFLNHMSLDPGQAMFLGANEPHAYLYGDCIECMACSDNTVRAGLTPKYIDVNTLCEMLSYSPAPASAKIFPCVQDASDPFVSLYDPPVPDFTVMRIQVPASVKQYTLAPVDSASIVLVIEGDATATSTAALSDVPLRRGTVLFVSANESVSLHITSPSGMNMFRACCLL; translated from the exons ATGGAGGAAGTGAGAG TGTTTCCCCTGACCTGTGCCGTGCAAAATTATGCATGGGGGAAAAACGGATTGGACAGCGAAGTGGCCAAACTGGTGAGTGGCGGAGATCCACTCGCCGTGATAGAGGATGGCAAGCCCTATGCAGAG CTGTGGATGGGCGCCCACCCAAAAGGCGATGCCCAGATTAAAGACAACAGGATTGTGCAGACCACACTGGGCCAGTGGATCGCCCACTTCCCTGCCTGTCTGGGCTCCAAGGTTAAGGACACCTTCCAGGGTCAGCTGCCCTTCCTCTTCAAAGTGCTCTCTGTCAACACAGCTCTGTCCATACAGGCCCACCCCAACAGA GAGTTAGCCGCTCGTCTCCATGCTCAGTTTCCGGAACACTATCCAGACGACAACCACAAGCCAGAGATGGCCATTGCACTCACCCActtccagggcctctgtggcttCAGACCAGTGGAGGAGATCCTGGGATTCCTTAAAT GTGTCCCAGAGTTCCATGCTCTGGTGGGTAACGAGTCAGCAGTGGAGCTGCGGTGCAGCATGGGAGATGCAGTGCGTACAGGCCAGGTTCTGAAGAAGTGCTTCACCAGGATGATGAACTGTGAGAAGAAGGTGTTTGTAGACCAGCTCAACATGCTGGTGAAGAGAGTCACAGAGGAGG GTGCAGCAGGGAAGGATACGTCTGGCAGCAACGGTGACCTACTGCTCCGTCTCCATTCCCAGTATCCTGGAGACATTGGCTGCTTTTCCATCTACTTCCTCAACCATATGTCGCTGGATCCTGGTCAGGCCATGTTCCTGGGAGCCAATGAGCCTCATGCTTATCTTTACGGAG ACTGTATCGAGTGTATGGCCTGCTCAGACAACACTGTGAGAGCCGGTCTCACACCGAAATACATCGACGTCAACACGCTGTGTGAAATGCTGAGCTACAGCCCTGCCCCCGCCAGCGCCAAAATCTTCCCTTGTGTCCAGGATGCCTCAGATCCCTTTGTGTCACTGTATGACCCCCCAGTGCCGGACTTCACCGTCATGAGGATACAG GTCCCAGCCTCAGTGAAGCAGTACACTTTAGCCCCAGTCGACAGTGCCAGCATCGTCCTGGTCATCGAAGGCGACGCCACGGCAACCTCaactgctgctctctctgatGTCCCACTGAGGCGGGGCACCGTCCTGTTTGTCTCAGCCAACGAGAGTGTGTCCCTGCACATCACGTCCCCGTCAGGGATGAACATGTTTCGAGCCTGCTGCCTCCTGtag